The DNA region GTGAATTTCAGCGTGACGACGCCTTCTTGTTTTTTCTTTTTTAAGGCGGCAGGGTAATTTTTATATTGGTTTAGCCAAGCGATTAAGCTTGAGAAATAATCCTTTTTACCTAAGCGGTTCCCTGAGTTTGCTTCTGCCCCTTTTCCGCTTGCACGAACCAGTGCTTCAGACTTTGATTGCTCCTTGCTATTGCTGGTTTGTTCTTCTGGTACTTCTGGTTTTTCTGTTACTTCAGGGTCTTCTGGTTCTGCTGTCTGTTTCAGCTGGGCTGGCTTTTTTTGTTCAGAGTGCTGTACTAATACGGCATCCTTTGTTGGTTTTTTTGTGGTTACGGCAGCCACAGTAGGCGCCGGTTTTTTAACCGGCTTATTGGTTTTTTTTGGTGCTTTAGTGACCGGTTTGCTTATAACTTTTTTTTCTGGCTTAGTTTTTTTCTCGAGTTTTTGCTTTTTTTCCTTTTCAACTTGATCTATATAAGAGCCTTGCATGCCCAAGCCAATTTGAATGCCGTTTTCGCCTAAATCGCTAGCTCCACTTGGTTTTGGGGCAGGGCTTAACATATAGCCAGTTGCCGCCGCTAGATGCAGGGCAATGGAAACAAAAAAGGCTAAAGACCATTCTGAAATACGCATTTATTTGGCCGAAGAAGCTTGCGCATAAAGGGTTATTTTAAAAATACCTTTTTTGCGCAAAATGCTAAGTGTTTTATCAAGGTCAACGGCTTGAACACGTCTATCAGCTTCAAGCGCTAACAGCGTATTGGCCTCTATGAGAGAGTCTAAATCTAGGTCTAGCTTTTCAAGAGAGGTTTTAACGCCATTAAGGTAAAGCTCATTTTTATCAGTGAGCTGTAGAGTCACCGTTTTCTCGACAGCTTGAGCACCGTTTTCTGAAACAGGCAATTCAATACCTTGGTCTTGGATATCCCGCATATGCCCTGCAATCATAAAAAACACGAGCAGTAGAAAAACAATATTGATCATAGGGATCATATTGCTATCACCCTGTTGGCTACTTTTAGCTGATATTAGGCGCTGGTTAACCATTTTTATTTGCCGTTTGCTTAAGTGACTGACCGAGGGATAATGTCTGGAAGCCCAGTCTATTGAGTCGCTCCATTGCCGAAACTATTGATTGAACCTGTGTTTTGGCGTTAGGTAAGATGACCGTTGGTTTGTGAATATTGAGTGATTCTAAGAGGGTAGAATCTGTTAGCTTGAACGTTGATTCTTTACCAAGTAATGTCAGTGAACCATCTTCATGCAGCTCAATTAATTGAGGCTTTTCCAACGTAGTCTCGTGACTTGCTACGGGCGACTGCAAATCAAAACCATTATTTTTGCTAAAGGATGAAGTCAACATAAAGAAAAACAATAAAATGAAAACCACATCAACTAGCGCTGTCAAACTGACCTGTTTCTTTGGCCGCGGGTTAATTAATAAGGGGTTCATTAAGCTTGGGCCACTTCACGTAAAGGTTTAACCGATTTTCTTTCGGCTTGGATTGTAAAAACCCTATCCAAATCATCCTGAATGAGTATCGCCTGAACTTCAATTTTGCGCTCAAACCAGCTATGAATAATTGAAGTTGGAATAGCAACGGCAACACCCATTGCGGTGGTCATTAGAGCCATCCAGATGCCGCCAGAAAGGATGGCTGGGTTAACTTGGCTTCCCGCCGCTTCCATTGCTTTAAATGCTTCAACCATGCCTAAAACAGTGCCTAGCAGCCCTAATAAGGGAGCCAGTGAGGCAATGACCTCTAGAATTCGTAGGTACTTAGCAAGGTCGGCTAGTGCAAAGCGAGCCTTTCTTAAAATTTCGTTTTTTGCTTCTTCTGTAGACAGGACGCCGCTATCTAATAATTGAAGTGCTTGGGCGATCAGTGTTGACCTTAAATGACGCTGGCCATTAACCAGCACAATCGCTTGGGCAACTTTATTTTGCTTAAAGTTTGAAAACGCTTCTCCAATAGAAGATTTTGAAGTATCCCTCAATTGCCAAAACTGCCAAATTTTTAACAGGGTGACCGTTAGCGAGACAACAGAAAAGACAATAAGTAACCAAACAACGGGACCGCTAGTTATTAATAAATGAGACATGAAAACACCTTAACCATAATGAATTTAAGTAATGAGAATGTTAATGATAATCATTCTCATTACTTATTGTCAATAAGTCTGACAACTAAATGCTTAAATTTGAACGAGCTGATCTATAGCAGCCTTGTTGCTATATGAAAGGTGATACGATAAGGCCGCAAACGTAAACGCTCATAACAATGAGGTAGCCGCATAAAGTTTTTAATGGCAGTAGAATGGGAACGACGTTGAAAAGCTTGGGGGTATTCTATAAATGTTGTTCAGCGTTTATTGCAACTGGTGACCGTGGAAAAATAGAGGATAAATATTATGTTAGCACTTGAGCTTGACCCTGTATTACTGGCGCGTATTCAATTCGCCTTCACGATTAGTTTTCACATTGTTTTTCCGGCATTCACGATTGGCTTAGCAAGTTGGCTTGCTGTTGTTGAGGGGCTGTATCTGAAAACAGGCAAAAATGTTTATAGAGAAATCTACAAAATGTGGATTAAGATTTTTGCGGTGTGCTTTGGGATGGGTGTTGTCTCGGGTGTTGTGATGTCCTATCAGTTTGGTACTAACTGGTCTGTTTTTTCCGATAAAGTTGGCAATGTTATTGGGCCGCTTCTAGGCTACGAAGTGCTAACAGCGTTCTTTTTGGAAGCATCTTTTCTTGGCATTATGCTTTTTGGTTGGGGCCGTGTGAGCAAGAAAATGCATTTTGTTTCCACCTTAATTGTAGCTTTTGGCACGCTTGTTTCCGCGTTTTGGATTTTGTCAGCTAATAGTTGGATGCAAACCCCTCAGGGTTTTGAAGTAAGGGCCGATGGTTTGCTGTATGCCACAAATTGGATGGAAGTTATTTTTAACCCATCTTTCCCTGTGCGTTTTCTTCATATGGTAACAGCAGCCTATCTGACAACCGCTTTTGTTGTAGGCGGGGTTGGAGCCTATTATTTATGGCGAAAAATCCATGTTGAACACGCTAAAGTGATGTTTTCTATGGCGATGCTGATGGCGGTTTTTGTTGCGCCAACCCAGTTGTTTATAGGCCATGCACATGGTGAAAACACAATGGAATATCAACCTATCAAGGTGGCTGCGATGGAGGGAAACTGGGAGCGTGGCAGCAATAAACCGCTGTACCTTTTTGGCATACCGAATGAAGAAACCGAAAGTACAGATTATGGTATTACTATTCCTAACGGCGCTAGTTTGATCCTAACAGGTTCTGCAGAGGGGGTTGTGCCTGGGTTGAAAGAGGTCGCAAAAGAAGATCGCCCTCCGGTGGCTATTGTGTTTTGGTCTTTCCGCGTTATGGTTGGCTTGGGTGTGGCAATGATACTAACGGGTATTTTGGCTGCCATTTTATATTTCAGAAAACGCTTGTTTGATGTTAAGTCCTTTCAATTATGGTGCATGGCAATGATGCCAAGCGGGTTTATAGCATTGTTAGCTGGTTGGTTTGTAACGGAGGTTGGGCGCCAACCCTTTACCGTATATGGTGTTGTGAGAACGGCGGAGAGTATTTCTCCAGTTATCGCAGAACAACTGGCCTTGAGCTTAGGTATTTTTGTTGTGGCTTATACGCTGATTTTTGGCACGGGTAGTTATTATATTTTGAAATTAATTGGCAAGGGGCCCAACCAAGATAAGTCGGGTAATGGCTATTATGAACACGGGCAAGAGGCGGTTGCACCTAATCTAGCCAGCAACATTGGAAAGGAGGGTAAAAATGTTTGATTTATCACCATGGCTAGACCTACCTTTAATATGGGGCGCTTTAATCGCAACAGCTGTTTTTATATATGTCTTGTTGGATGGCTTTGATTTGGGCTGTGGCATATTATTTCCATTTGCGCCTAGCGATAAATGCCGTAGCAAAATAATGAATTCGATCGCGCCGTTTTGGGATGGTAACGAAACGTGGCTTGTTCTTGGTGGCGGCGGTCTTTTTGCGGCTTTTCCAGTTGCGTATGCGATAGTGATGCCGGCACTTTATTTACCCGTTATTTTAATGCTGATAGGGCTCATTTTTCGTGGTGTCGCCTTTGAATTTCGTTTTAAAACGGAGGGAAGAGACCGCAAACTATGGGATGTGTCTTTCCACGTTGGCTCGTTATTGGCTGCGTTTATGCAGGGCGTAATTTTGGGTAATTTTGTACAAGGCTTTGAGGTTGTTGAGCGAAGTTTTGCCGGTGGTCCGCTTGACTGGGCTAATGGGTTTGCAGTAGTAACAGGTATTTCGCTAGTGTTTGGCTATGCGCTGATTGGCGCAACATGGCTCATATGGAAATGTGAGGATGATACCCAGCGCTGGGCACGTGCTGTGGCGCGGTATGTTATCGGCTTTGTAGCATTGGCAATGGGCTTAGTGAGTTTGTGTATGCCATTTATTGACGAACGCATTCTGACGTTGTGGTTTTCTATGCCCAATATGTTTTTTCTGGCACCGGTTCCTATTATTACGTTTTGCGCTTTTGTTTTACTTTGGAAAGACTTACATAGCGAGCGCGAGATTCGTCCGTTTTTGCTCACCATCTTCATATTTTTAC from Cycloclasticus pugetii PS-1 includes:
- a CDS encoding ExbD/TolR family protein, translated to MNPLLINPRPKKQVSLTALVDVVFILLFFFMLTSSFSKNNGFDLQSPVASHETTLEKPQLIELHEDGSLTLLGKESTFKLTDSTLLESLNIHKPTVILPNAKTQVQSIVSAMERLNRLGFQTLSLGQSLKQTANKNG
- a CDS encoding ExbD/TolR family protein encodes the protein MVNQRLISAKSSQQGDSNMIPMINIVFLLLVFFMIAGHMRDIQDQGIELPVSENGAQAVEKTVTLQLTDKNELYLNGVKTSLEKLDLDLDSLIEANTLLALEADRRVQAVDLDKTLSILRKKGIFKITLYAQASSAK
- a CDS encoding MotA/TolQ/ExbB proton channel family protein, whose translation is MSHLLITSGPVVWLLIVFSVVSLTVTLLKIWQFWQLRDTSKSSIGEAFSNFKQNKVAQAIVLVNGQRHLRSTLIAQALQLLDSGVLSTEEAKNEILRKARFALADLAKYLRILEVIASLAPLLGLLGTVLGMVEAFKAMEAAGSQVNPAILSGGIWMALMTTAMGVAVAIPTSIIHSWFERKIEVQAILIQDDLDRVFTIQAERKSVKPLREVAQA
- the cydB gene encoding cytochrome d ubiquinol oxidase subunit II, whose product is MFDLSPWLDLPLIWGALIATAVFIYVLLDGFDLGCGILFPFAPSDKCRSKIMNSIAPFWDGNETWLVLGGGGLFAAFPVAYAIVMPALYLPVILMLIGLIFRGVAFEFRFKTEGRDRKLWDVSFHVGSLLAAFMQGVILGNFVQGFEVVERSFAGGPLDWANGFAVVTGISLVFGYALIGATWLIWKCEDDTQRWARAVARYVIGFVALAMGLVSLCMPFIDERILTLWFSMPNMFFLAPVPIITFCAFVLLWKDLHSEREIRPFLLTIFIFLLGYVGLGISLFPWIVPFSFTLWDAAAASTSQSFLLVGTAVFLPIILVYTGYSYYIFRGKADDKAMY
- a CDS encoding energy transducer TonB, which produces MRISEWSLAFFVSIALHLAAATGYMLSPAPKPSGASDLGENGIQIGLGMQGSYIDQVEKEKKQKLEKKTKPEKKVISKPVTKAPKKTNKPVKKPAPTVAAVTTKKPTKDAVLVQHSEQKKPAQLKQTAEPEDPEVTEKPEVPEEQTSNSKEQSKSEALVRASGKGAEANSGNRLGKKDYFSSLIAWLNQYKNYPAALKKKKQEGVVTLKFTINKKGQLLSASVHKSSGYPLLDKAALDILDKASPMPAIPNSIPRDQLTLIIPLEYSLITNSTY
- a CDS encoding cytochrome ubiquinol oxidase subunit I, whose protein sequence is MLALELDPVLLARIQFAFTISFHIVFPAFTIGLASWLAVVEGLYLKTGKNVYREIYKMWIKIFAVCFGMGVVSGVVMSYQFGTNWSVFSDKVGNVIGPLLGYEVLTAFFLEASFLGIMLFGWGRVSKKMHFVSTLIVAFGTLVSAFWILSANSWMQTPQGFEVRADGLLYATNWMEVIFNPSFPVRFLHMVTAAYLTTAFVVGGVGAYYLWRKIHVEHAKVMFSMAMLMAVFVAPTQLFIGHAHGENTMEYQPIKVAAMEGNWERGSNKPLYLFGIPNEETESTDYGITIPNGASLILTGSAEGVVPGLKEVAKEDRPPVAIVFWSFRVMVGLGVAMILTGILAAILYFRKRLFDVKSFQLWCMAMMPSGFIALLAGWFVTEVGRQPFTVYGVVRTAESISPVIAEQLALSLGIFVVAYTLIFGTGSYYILKLIGKGPNQDKSGNGYYEHGQEAVAPNLASNIGKEGKNV